From the Acomys russatus chromosome 8, mAcoRus1.1, whole genome shotgun sequence genome, the window taCTGCTagtagtcagaatctggaaacaacctagatgttcctcaattgaagaatagataaagaaacggtggtacatttacacaatggaatagtactcaactattaaaatcaaagaaatattgacatttgcaggcaaacggatggaactagaaatggtcattgTGAGTAAGcaaacctagacccagaaagacctgcatggtatatactcacttataagtagatgttagcccaacataaatgtcttctgagagactacACTGAGCGAGGGATGAGGACAGATGCGGAGACTCTCTGCTGGACACTGGGCAGAGccctgagagtggtatggaagaatgggggggatGGAAGGTTGCAGAGGGGTCACGAGACCCACATAGAGGCTGTCAAGGCCAGTGGTTCTAGACACAGGGgtcctgtacaaactgttgcaccagccaacgacaatgcatgcagtgaaacTAGATCCCCTGTTcggatatagccaatggacagctcattctccatggttgtggggggagcagggactgcctctgacatgaactctggcaccctagatttgatcacttccttttggtggAGAGGTCTggctggcacacagagaaaagggctTCAGATGTGTTCTGacaggctatggtcatatggtgggggaggtggccCCTTTCTATCAGAGttctagggaaagggaatagggtataagagggagaggggagggtgggaataggaagatacatgTCAGGACATAACAATCAGggtataatctaaataaattataataaaataaaattttacaaaaacacAGCTGTGAAAAGAAGAGTAATGTGAGACTTGATACATTTTATGGAGTTTTAAAATCTAACACAAATGTTACATTGTATCTTTTTTTAGTATTTCGAGGTTTTGATAGAGACAATGACGGCTGTGTCAGTGTATCAGAATGGATTCAGGGATTATCACTGTTTCTTCGGGGcactttagaagaaaaaatgaaatgtaagtcTGAATATGATCTATTAGTTTATACATTATGATAAACATAGAAAAGACTTTTAAACCACTGTTTTCCAATCCACTAaaatttttggttggttggttggttggttggtttgtgagTCTTCATTGGCCTTTCTATGGAACAAATTTAAGTCAATAAAGGATGGGAgtatattaattaaaagaaacacCAAGCCATTTAAGAAGTGAGTAACATGAAAAGAAACAGCACAAGTTGTGACCTTACATTCTAACTATGCACCAATATATTCCTATACCAAGTAGTCACATTGCTTGATAGTAAACATTAAACCAAAAAAATGCAAGTTTTCTTGTTCTTAAATAATTCTCAATTAATGGAGTTATACCTCGTTTAATAAATTAACTTAAACATGCAATtgctttttctatattttcagttAGTAATGAGTATATCAGTCCTGTTAGATGTGTGTTTTCATAGTCAGTTGAAGAAACATGTAAGGAGGAATGGAAATATTTCCCTAGTATAACTGACATTGCTGTGAGAGTCAACTAGCATCAAGAGTGCAACCACATAATGCAGCAGTGAGGTATGCCTTTGCCTTGAATACTTTGTCAAAGGAAATTTCACATTATTGATAATCtcaagtataaatatatatgtgtacatgtatatgtaatatatacatataaattttggCTATTCATCACTTAACTTCAaggtgctcctagagagaaccactcgagggaaggttTCAGggttctgggctcctgctgaggttccaggttctggttactccaggttccaacagaagaaatactgctgactacaccaggagaattgttccttggaactgatatccttaccgTTTTgctattgtattctttaatcttcttttcctatcgTTTAAGTTAATTGAGTTATCAGTGAcatactcttggttaataagttcataataaaaattatttgttaagaaaattgaacatacatataatatattatatataattctcTTTAGATTGCTTTGAAGTGTTTGATCTGAATGGTGATGGCTTCATTTCGAAGGAGGAAATGTTCCACATGCTGAAGAACAGCCTTCTTAAGCAGCCCTCAGAGGAGGACCCTGATGAAGGGATTAAAGATTTGGTTGAAATTACGCTTAAGAAAATGGTAACTATGAGTAATTTAGAAGGCTTTCTATTGAAACTTGGAGGCAAAGCATGGGATAGAAGTAAAAATTAAGTTATGGTGATTTTCAGTATTCTGTCTAAGTTAAATAAGAGATAACGTTCACTTGTTAGTACAATATTTGCCTTGGGCTGcaagtgacagagcacttgcctagcatgtcaGAGACTCTCAATTCCATGCTCAGCAACACCCCACCCAGCCACGCACACACTAGGAAAGTTACTTTTCAACTTCCCAACCTAATCCCTCATTCTCCTGCTAACACCTGACTGTGAAAAAGACTTCATTTGCAGCAAGAGTGACATATGCTGACTGACCCTGGCTTCTCACATCGCAGGACCAGGACCATGACGGGAAACTGTCCTTTGCAGACTATGAAAAGTCTGTGAGAGAAGAGACTCTCCTGCTGGAAGCCTTTGGACCATGCCTGCCTGATCCAAAGGTAACAATATTGCTTTTTGttgaaccaaaacaaaatttgGAGCAGCTAGCCTAGAACTTCTCAGCTTTTTATATTGTAGCCAGAAGAATGTGAGCATACAGAAGTGACAGTTTGTCTCAGGGTTCTGTTGCATCTCAGTGCTACATTTTTCTAATTCTTAACTGCATTAATCCTTGTTATAAAGAATTAATGAGGCTCAATGTCATCAGATGCCCAGAGGAAACGCTCAGTGACTGcactggagggggaaaaaattaaatgactTGCATGGTGCTTCCACTGTGCCAGACAATGTCATAAAAATGATATCATATCACTTAGTTTATGAATGAAAAATTAAACTCAGAGGATTTGTGCATTTTATCAAAGCTAATTTAACTAATTAATGGAGTGCCAGGATGGATAAGCTGGCGCCATTGTCCACAGAAAACTGTGTAGAGTGTGGTGATGAACAGGAAAAAGAACATCCAAACCATCCAAACCACAGGAAGACACGAGGCCTTATCCAAAGAACCAGGTCTCAAAGAAAGCATAACCAGGTGAAAATGAGGAAGTAATCCAAGCAAAAGAACTGACATGtgtacaaaagaaagagagagaggaatggaggggggagggatggcGGGGAGAACAGGAGGTGTCTTACAAAAGAACCTGGTATATACTTGGCTAGAGATGAGGTAGCCAGTGCCTGGATTTGTCTGGAAATTGACAAGGATGTGTTTGGGATTTAAGCAGACAAGTAATGCAATTTATGAATATCCCCATCTCCTGACCTTTTGTTTGTATCTCCAGCTACAAACTCAAGTTACATCTGTCTTGTTTCCCCTTGTGGCATCAAATGAGGTGCCCTATTTGCAGCAACTTCAGTAACCTGGCAGCCATGTTTGGTTTCTCCCGGCACTCTGAGCAACTCCTTTCATGCCAGTTGCCAACATCCTCTGTCCTATCAAAATAGTTAGCTTTCTTACCCTCTCCGTCTTCTCCCCACTTACTTCCCCCTGCAACATACACTCTAGTTGAAAATGCAGGTGGCATCATGTCCCACCTTTGTCCACACACTCTGCAGTGAAGTTTCCAGATGCCAAATCTGTATCCTATCTTTTCAGTAACATTTCTTCGCTTCCACACTCTCTCAGGCCATTGCAGTGTGGCCAGCCAACTCTATACTCTTCTCTCCCTACTCTTCTACCTGGCGTGTCCTTCCCATCTCTTCCCCAACCGTTCATATGCCTCAGTGCCCTAAGTCACCCAATCTCACAGGACGTACTACAACTTTATAGGCAACATTTGCCCCTTTACCCCTTCATCTCTGTGcccaaacttgctttttttttcctttgcacgATTTCTTACACAATATTTATTTGTCTGCATACTGTCTCACCACATAAATGTGAAGTTCCTGAAGTCAGGAAAGGGATTTCTTTTACACTGTTTTCACACAACATACGGATTGACTGCActgagtagatgcctagaaaaaGGTTGATAGATGGATGGCGATGAATGGATAGCCTCTGAGATACCTTGGAGAAAATCCTGGGTCTGTCTCCCATATTCGGGAACCGGTTAGTCATTCTTTTGTACCCTCCCAACATTCTCAAGTTACTCCAAAGCTTGTAAAACCTGCCTGCTAGAATTCTAAAAGTTTTGAACTCTAAaggcttttcattttttctcatcttaaaaaacCAGACAAAAAGCATTAGAAGTGGCTTAAGAGGTCAGAGCATGTGTTTCTCTTATAGGTAATTCCAGTTGGGTTCTGAGTATGCACATATGCCTGGGACTCATGCTCTAAGGAGATTTGATGCCGCTGATCTTTGCaggcactcatgcacatatatcCCACATAGAAACATgtaacacacaaaattaaaaataaaccttttaaaaagcaaatggaaaggatgggataaaaggaaggagagggtatGTGTTCACATGAGTTCCATAGCCACTTATATTTGTACAGCTACATGTCTGGAGACACTCATCATCTCCTACAATCTTGTTACTTAGATCACCCGGTCTCTCCACACATCCAGTTGATAAATCTTATGAATGCCCTTGGGTCCTCGCCTGTGCCTGAGTCCCTGGATGTGCAGAGTTCAGTGTTGTTGATCTCCATTGAAACCTTCCTTATATCAGGACTATActccctgttcctgcctccactaGGCTGGAGGCTACTGAAAAGCAATATGAGAGTCAAAAACACATGAAGAAGTTCTCAATGCCTACTGTATTGGTTGGAATTCTCTAGTGAGAGATTCTCAGTCTGTGTGCTCAACCCTTTGGGGTTTGAATGAcgctttcacaggagtcacctctGACCACTacaaagcacagatatttacattatggttcatagaagtagcaaaattacagttataacaTAGCAACAGGAATAAGTTTATGGTTGAGAGTTACCACAATATAATGAACTGTcttattaaagggtcccagcactaggaaagctTACAGCTTGTGGTCTAACTATTCTAATAATGGCTGTCCCCTAATGGAAAGTCCAAGCCTTTAtatctcttctggccttcagtaCTCACTGGGATCCCAAATAAGTAGATTCTGGTCCCAGTAAAGGAATCTACTGGCCACGGAAACTGAGGGCAAACAGGCCAAGAGCAAATGCTTCCTTCTTCCGTGTCTATTgtataggctgccaccagaatgtgtggcccagatttaaggtgaATTTTCCCACCATAAATGATCAAATCAAGAAAAGATCTCATCCAGAAGtgtgggttttagttaattccagatgtaatcAAGTTAGTAATCAagatgagccaccacacccaccttccCCTTGACCTTCTTTCTGCAGACCTTAGGGAGGTACTCAGAGCATTTAGTTTTGTTCCACCTCTTTTTTTAAGACTATACTAAGTTCAGAACATTTATCTTACAGAGCCAGATGGAATTCGAAGCACAAGTATTCAAAGATCCTCATGATTTTAATGACGTGTGAACGCCTAAATGCATTGTGTTGAGTATGTCCAAGTTCATCTGTTCTTCTCAGCTCAGAAGATGCTGTGGTAACATTCAGTTCacttgtatatattttcattcaGGGCATCCTCATAGATGCTAGGTTTGGCAAGAGAAGTTGACGTTACTAATGCTATTTTACCACATGGACTTTAAGACATATACATGTCGTGACTCTCCATATTAATCAAATCAATGAACAAGTTATGTGGCCATCACTTATGGATACAATCTTCTTGTCAGAAAGATTTTGAGTACACACTGAAATATTATTGAAACCCCAGActtttcttcatagcaataagtgATGGAGATGGTACCAAAAGAATAAGAACATGACTGTCACTGGGAGCCACAGCAAGATGAAGGGCACATGAAGCTGATTTACTATGCTTTCTTCTGTTGTGTGAAGTTTACTTCACTAGCTCATAATCATGGGAGGGCAAAGATTTTGTTACACACATCTTCAGAGCCACCATAGAAGTTAGCCTTCTTCATGTAATAGTCcctcaataaatatttcaaattggATGAAAAACAGAGAAGTGCCATACAATTACCCGCTGTCCATAAGCAGAGAGAAGTATTCTGTTCCATGAGGCCAGCTTTCAGTTCACCTCTGGAGGCATATCTGACATCTGCATTGCAGTCAGATGCCGAGGTCCTCCTTGCCTAGCTTCTAGTGTCACACCACTCTAACTCTGCTGTAGTTCCTTTACCACCACGTATGCAAGGCTGTGTCCTGGTTCCACCTTGCATGAGTGTCCAGTATATAGCCCATTATCATTCATCATATCATATTGTATAATAATAGCTCCTGCCAGCTGTGGCACCATGGGCCATTGGCATCATGTAACACTAAAAGAACCTCACCCAAAAGACGTCTATGAGCTCCCTTCTGTCCCTTGGTACTCAGAGTAAGAGGGTTAGCAATGTGGTACCCACCCCTGATGTGTACAAGCTCTAAAGAACATGTAAAAAAGCAAATCCCCTTACTTGTGTTATATGCATTATGAAGTTTATGCAAAGGTTATACTGCATACAACAATTGGCTGTTACTAATAAATGGAACAAGCAACTCTATGAAATTAACTGTACTGATACAACGGACTTTAAATGAGTGTTCTTTTTATGACAGTTGCAAATAATAGAACGCGATGTTCTCTAAATTTATAGCTTCTTTGATAAATGTCACCAAATGATGTGTAATTAAGGTGTACccaatatgtatatgtgtatgtgactaAATAATTATTACTATGGTTAAGTAACATATCTGTCAACACATATATGTCTGGCTTGAGTGCAGTCTGCCCTCATGGTAAGTTTCCAGTATAACCACTGTATCTTCTGTTGAATAACTGAACCCCGGACACCTTGACTAACagcccctcctttctgtttactgaTGGTCATAGCCACCTACCACCCTACTTTCTGCAACTGTTAGGTTCTTGGCTTTaaattcacattaaaaatgaGGTTCTGTAGCACTGTTATCTTCTGGATATGAAATTTTGTGCTTTCATAATGTCCAGTTTATCCAGTGTCACAAATTATGTAAAATCCTATTTTAAAAGCTgcaaatgtatataaaacatatacatgtagataattatcatattgttttgtttctatttgtctAATAATAGACAGATTATATCTGTATCACACTTATCTGTATCATGTGATTTCTGTGAAATGAATGCAAGGTTCTGGTGTCACTCTGTGTCATAGTTTAGTGTTGTTTACTAGCTTTATTTCCACTTTGTTATACTCTTTCCCATGATGATGTACATAAACCACTAGCTTGTGTTATTTTCGTGTGTCTTTTTAGCACTAGCCACTAAAATTGGGGAAGGCGACACCATATAATAGTTTAGACCCATACTTAGTGTGGCAGCATTGAAcacttttttaaagtaaagtgtttgtcatttgtatatatttgcCAAACACAAAGTTGACTCAGTTTGAATCATATCTTCTAGTGTCATTTTcgttcactgaaaaaaaaagtatttcagaaGCATAAGAAACTACAAAGCTAAAGAACTAAAGTATTGATTAATATTCTGAGGAGTTCCTTCAGTTTTTAGAGGTGTGTTTATGTTGGCCCCTCCACAAGTGCAGATTTACATGTGATTGTGCTGAAACAGCCATCTCTTCCAGATGCACCTTGTTGGCCAATGTTTGTCCTCAGCCTGGCTGGTCTTCCTTCTGTGTGGCAGCGCAACGGGCAGCATCAGGCCAGTGATCATTGTGTACACTAATGTAGTGTAGTCTAGTGTTTGCAGCTACAGTAACTAATGGTGAGCACCCTGGAAGCTTATCTCACATGGACTCTTTTGGAATCAGTTTAAGAAGCAAATTGTTGTTGAGGTTGTGTGTGTTCCTCCAGTTCTCACAAAGATGCTGCTGGTTTTTGAGACCACTACTCCCGTCACTGATAACAGCagtctttccccttcctcccaaaCCATGGaggatttgttttatttgtttttattactatagcttttcTTTGAATGCCCTAGCTTGCTTCCTACTCTTGTGATAAAGACCATAACTAAAATCAActggggaaagaaagggtttatttcacatTACGTTTCCAGGTAACCATCTATAACTGAGGGAAGTCATGGTGAGgagtcaagcagggcaggaaactggaggcaagaactgaagcagaagccacagaggaatgctgcttactggcttgctcctgatgcctagctcagcctgctttcttatatcacCCTGAAATACATTCCAGTGGCAGCATTACTCActgtggactgggccctcccacataaTCATTAATCAAGCACATGGTATGGAAGCATTTTCCTAACCCCAGTTCCCTCTTTCCGGATGacactagtttgtgtcaagtagaTAAAAACCTAAGCAGCATACTGCATCTAAATTTTTATTGACTCTATATTGTGTTGCATATGACTAACCCTCCTTATTACATAACATTATTTAAGTcttaaaaatgtgaataaaacaCCCTAAAGTCAGCACACCTTCAGTTGATGCTGGCACACAATTCAAAGGGCATATATGCCTGTCCATTAGATTCCCAATATGCATGAAGAGCACAACCTCTTTGTGTTGTGAGCAAAGAATGTgaacaaaatttttttctgttaccaTGAAAAAGTTACTGgattttcataattttgttgCTGTGGCAGCTCCAGTGATTTCAACAAATATCTCCTCACTTGATGCCAGGCATATCTAAGCACACAGAGTTCTTTGAAAGACCATCTTTCTCCCTCCCGGCCTATTCTGAGCTTTTATTCACTGCTGCTTAGCTTGGCTTGACCTTCTACTAAAGCACACCCAACATGCAGCCTAGTCCCCTGCCTGCCCTGTGGTGACTGAGCTGGGATAGTGGAAAGTATTTACAACTGGACAGGTTGGATTATCCTTCTTTCCATGGGCTCCTTAAAGATTTTGCTTTCCCATTTCTGCTCTGGTCTCCAGAACCAGAAAAAAAGCCACCCTAGGCCCCTCTAGAATAAATACACACTGCCTTGCAAGCAGTACAGAGATTCTGTTTAGAAGAGTACTTCTAGGCACCCACAGGATTTgaaaaccaccaccaaaaactgGTAGCCCTGCATTCTTCCTCACAGATATCTCTGTGTACAAGACAGTACTTGTAAGACATGAGGGCTGTAATTGCTCACATCATGAAGTCATCCAACATGCATTAGCTTACACTCTGTGTGATACAGTGAGAGCTGATGTGGTCTAAATCAGTTGTCTGGCTGCTCATCTTTTGTTTAGATGATGATCTCATATCAGGCATTGGCTGTGTCATTGCCTGTCGTGGATTCATGATGACAACCACTCTCCTTCAACATATACAGGTGTATCTGTCTAAACCAAATGTTGATAAGAGAAACTAAAATCAAATATGACATAAGCCTGGCAATGAATTTCCACATCTGAAGTCTTAGTTCAGAAATCATGGCAACTCTAGCCAGAGCTAATCATCAGTTCTCACCAAGTTTGACCAAAAGAAGTTTGGGAATTGCActgcagatgagagagagagagagagagagagagagagagagagagagagagagagagagagagagagagagagagagagagagagagagagagagagagagagagagagagaagagaagaagaagagagaaagaaaaggaaggaggatgaggaggagagagagagttgagagacagagacagacagacagagacagagagaaagaagaagaggaggaggagggggaggaggagagtatAAAAGACCAAGAGACATGGACCACCAGTGCATTATTACAGTTTGAAAACCTGTGGCTTATGATGTCATAACTCCTTTCCAGTTCGAGCTAGGCAGATAGTCACTGGTAAGATTTTCCAGCCTGTGTTATCACTCAGTCACCAACACAGTTGTGTACATTTCAAGAAACATGCTCATCTCATGAGAAATCTGAAGGCCATCACATTGAAATGGTTTGGCCAGTGTAGCATTACCCTTGGGCAACAGTTGATAATGTACcgcttttcctttatctcttgcCTCCTTCTTAGTTTGTCAAAAAGAATATTATCCCCCTAA encodes:
- the Clxn gene encoding calaxin; translated protein: MNRKKLQKLTDTLTKSCKHFNKFEVSCLITLFYNLVGDVAEKQGVVIGLDRNAFRNILHVTFRMTDDMIMDRVFRGFDRDNDGCVSVSEWIQGLSLFLRGTLEEKMKYCFEVFDLNGDGFISKEEMFHMLKNSLLKQPSEEDPDEGIKDLVEITLKKMDQDHDGKLSFADYEKSVREETLLLEAFGPCLPDPKSQMEFEAQVFKDPHDFNDV